The DNA window CGAACCCGTGCGAACAGCGAAAGGTGCCCGGCCCGCCAGGCGAAGTCAACGGAATCGGGCCGCGGCAGGCGGGGCCGGGCCCGCCGTCGTTCAGCGCACCCGGAGGGGGATCGGCACCTCGCGCCCCGTCCGCGCCGACTCGTAGATCCCGAGGATCAGCTCCAGCGACTTGCGGCCCGCCCGCCCGTCCGTCTCCGGCGGCGCCTCGCCGCGCAGCACGGCCAGCACGTTGTGGTAGTACGCCTCGTGCCCGAAGCCGTAGACCGTCGGCGGGTTGGTGCTCGCCTGCTCCACCAGCTTGTCGTCGTCGTCGTAGTCGGCGAACTGCCAGGTCTCGACCCGGTTCACCGCCGTGCCGCCGATCTTCACGGTGCCCTTCTCGCCCAGGAGGGTGATGGAGCCCTCGAGGTTGCGTGGGAAGGTCAGCATGGTGACGTCCATGACCCCCAGCGCGCCGCTGCGGAAGCGCATCACCGCCGCGCCCGAGTCCTCGGCCTCGATCCGCCGGGCCAGCGTCGCGGTCTTGGCGACGACGCTCTCCACGGGGCCCATGAGCCACTGCACCAGGTCCACGTAGTGCGACGCCTGGTTCATGAACGCGCCGCCGTCGAACTCCCACGTCCCGCGCCACGGCGCCTGGTCGTAGTAGTCCTGCGGGCGCGTCCAGTGCACGGTGCAGGTGGCCATGTACAGCCGGCCGAAGCGTCCCTTGTCGATCGCGCGCTTCACGAGCTGGATGGGCGCGTTGAGGCGGTTCTGCTTCACGACGAACAGGTGCACGCCCGCGTCGTCGCACGCCTGCACCAGCGCGTCGGCGCCCTCGAGCGAGATCGCCATCGGCTTCTCGGAGATGACGTGCTTCCCCGCCCGCGCCGCCGCCACGCCGTGCGCCGGGTGCAGCCCCGACGGCGTGCAGATGGCCACCGCGTCGAACTCCGCCTC is part of the Roseisolibacter agri genome and encodes:
- a CDS encoding Gfo/Idh/MocA family protein; amino-acid sequence: MSAAAGTGRTFRIALVGCGRISKNHFESIARVDGLELAAVCDVVPERAQAAGAAHGVPAFTSYEQMLREAEFDAVAICTPSGLHPAHGVAAARAGKHVISEKPMAISLEGADALVQACDDAGVHLFVVKQNRLNAPIQLVKRAIDKGRFGRLYMATCTVHWTRPQDYYDQAPWRGTWEFDGGAFMNQASHYVDLVQWLMGPVESVVAKTATLARRIEAEDSGAAVMRFRSGALGVMDVTMLTFPRNLEGSITLLGEKGTVKIGGTAVNRVETWQFADYDDDDKLVEQASTNPPTVYGFGHEAYYHNVLAVLRGEAPPETDGRAGRKSLELILGIYESARTGREVPIPLRVR